The following proteins come from a genomic window of Tepidiforma thermophila:
- a CDS encoding ABC transporter permease, protein MGELWGGLAEAVRLIVSGDREVREIALRTVYVSGAATALAMLAGVPAGYALARSRFPGRMLVLGAVNTGMGMPPVVVGLVVWLLLVRSGPLGGLELIYTKEAMVIAQFLIATPLVIGFTTAAVQALPPELPELLQMLGAGRLRRLWLLAREARLGLLAAVMAGFGGVVSEVGASMAVGGNLQGQTRVLTTAIVTETSRGNTERALALGIILLAMAFAVNLVLTRVQQRAR, encoded by the coding sequence ATGGGGGAGCTCTGGGGCGGCCTGGCCGAAGCCGTGCGGCTGATCGTCTCGGGGGACCGGGAGGTGCGGGAGATTGCGCTGCGGACGGTGTACGTCTCCGGGGCGGCGACGGCGCTGGCGATGCTGGCCGGGGTGCCGGCCGGGTATGCGCTGGCGCGGAGCCGCTTCCCCGGGCGGATGCTGGTGCTGGGTGCGGTGAATACGGGCATGGGGATGCCGCCGGTGGTGGTGGGGCTGGTGGTGTGGCTGCTGCTGGTGCGGTCGGGGCCGCTGGGCGGGCTGGAGCTGATCTACACGAAGGAGGCGATGGTCATCGCCCAGTTCCTGATCGCGACGCCGCTGGTCATCGGATTTACGACGGCGGCGGTGCAGGCGCTGCCGCCGGAGCTGCCGGAGCTGCTGCAGATGCTGGGCGCAGGCCGGCTGCGGCGGCTGTGGCTGCTGGCGCGGGAGGCGCGGCTCGGGCTGCTGGCGGCGGTGATGGCCGGCTTCGGGGGTGTGGTCTCGGAAGTCGGCGCGTCGATGGCGGTCGGGGGGAATCTGCAGGGGCAGACGCGGGTGCTGACGACGGCGATCGTGACCGAAACGAGCCGGGGGAACACCGAGCGGGCGCTGGCGCTGGGGATCATCCTGCTGGCGATGGCGTTTGCGGTGAACCTCGTGCTCACGCGCGTGCAGCAGCGGGCGCGCTGA
- a CDS encoding MarR family winged helix-turn-helix transcriptional regulator: MADLRMRAWRAFLEAHARVTTLLEDDLRRERGLPLAWYDVLVQLEEAEGHRLRMTELARRVLISKSGLTRLVDRMVADGLVNRCLDDADRRGRWVELTPAGFERLRDAAPRHLRGVRQYFTSELDEEASGVLAAALGRIAAKAERELAARERQRGR, encoded by the coding sequence ATGGCTGATCTGCGGATGCGGGCGTGGCGGGCCTTCCTCGAGGCGCACGCCCGGGTGACGACGCTGCTGGAAGACGACCTCCGGCGGGAGCGGGGGCTGCCGCTGGCGTGGTACGACGTGCTGGTTCAGCTCGAAGAGGCGGAGGGCCACCGGCTGCGGATGACGGAGCTGGCGCGGCGGGTGCTGATCAGCAAAAGCGGGCTGACGCGGCTGGTGGACCGGATGGTTGCCGACGGGCTGGTGAACCGCTGTCTCGACGACGCGGACCGGCGCGGCCGGTGGGTGGAGCTGACGCCGGCCGGGTTCGAGCGGCTGCGGGATGCGGCGCCGCGGCACCTGCGGGGGGTGCGGCAGTACTTCACGAGCGAGCTGGACGAGGAGGCGTCGGGGGTGCTGGCCGCGGCGCTGGGCCGAATTGCGGCGAAGGCGGAGCGGGAGCTTGCCGCGCGGGAGCGGCAGCGGGGGCGGTAG
- a CDS encoding M20/M25/M40 family metallo-hydrolase, translating into MPPQAIDWSAFADEAVDLLCRFIRVDTSNPPGNERLACEFLGDILRREGIPFELYDAGNDRVSLRAVLPGDGSKRPFMLLNHTDVVPVEREFWDVDPFGGAIRDGYIWGRGALDMKGLGIAQLMTFLTLRRLGIPLARDVVFFAQADEEAGSEYGMRFILREHPETMDAEYIINEGGAATTELFGVERPVYSIAVAEKGPLWLRLVAEGMPGHGSVPHDDNALDRLVRALARIQQWERPLTVSPVLEEYFARLARAGIYRGDPTPQGLAARAAEDPRIRAMLTNTISTTTARAGIKHNVIPACAEATLDIRLLPGVDPAEFQAELERVIDDPRIRIEQVHVRSSDTSPYDTELFRCIEQVIHEFTEDAVVVPGMTLGFTDSAETRNRGIISYGFSAGLTTPEVARGVHGHNERVSIEAFTLTCRLLWEVTRRMCVREPGA; encoded by the coding sequence ATGCCGCCACAAGCCATCGACTGGTCCGCCTTCGCCGACGAAGCCGTCGACCTCCTCTGCCGCTTCATCCGGGTCGATACCTCCAACCCGCCCGGCAATGAGCGGCTCGCCTGCGAGTTCCTCGGCGACATCCTCCGCCGCGAAGGCATCCCCTTCGAGCTCTACGACGCCGGCAACGACCGCGTCTCCCTCCGCGCCGTCCTCCCCGGCGACGGCTCCAAACGGCCGTTCATGCTCCTCAACCACACCGACGTCGTCCCCGTCGAGCGCGAATTCTGGGACGTCGACCCCTTCGGCGGCGCCATCCGCGACGGCTACATCTGGGGCCGCGGCGCCCTCGATATGAAGGGCCTCGGCATCGCCCAGCTCATGACCTTCCTCACCCTCCGCCGCCTCGGCATCCCCCTCGCCCGCGATGTCGTCTTCTTCGCGCAGGCCGACGAAGAAGCCGGCAGCGAATACGGCATGCGCTTCATCCTGCGCGAGCACCCCGAGACCATGGACGCCGAATACATCATCAATGAAGGCGGCGCCGCCACCACCGAGCTGTTCGGCGTCGAACGGCCCGTCTACAGCATCGCCGTCGCCGAAAAAGGCCCCCTCTGGCTCCGCCTCGTCGCCGAAGGCATGCCCGGCCACGGCTCCGTCCCACACGATGACAACGCCCTCGACCGCCTCGTCCGCGCCCTCGCCCGCATCCAGCAGTGGGAGCGCCCGCTCACCGTCTCGCCCGTCCTCGAAGAGTACTTCGCCCGCCTCGCCCGCGCCGGCATCTACCGCGGCGACCCGACCCCGCAGGGCCTCGCCGCCCGCGCCGCCGAAGACCCCCGTATCCGCGCCATGCTCACCAACACCATCAGCACCACCACCGCCCGCGCCGGCATCAAGCACAACGTCATCCCCGCCTGCGCCGAAGCCACCCTCGATATCCGTCTCCTCCCCGGTGTCGACCCCGCCGAGTTCCAGGCCGAACTCGAACGCGTCATCGATGACCCCCGTATCCGCATCGAACAGGTCCACGTCCGCTCCTCCGACACCAGCCCGTACGACACCGAACTCTTCCGCTGCATCGAACAGGTCATCCACGAGTTCACCGAAGACGCCGTCGTTGTCCCCGGCATGACCCTCGGCTTCACCGACAGCGCCGAAACCCGCAACCGCGGCATCATCTCCTACGGCTTCTCCGCCGGCCTCACCACCCCCGAAGTCGCCCGCGGCGTCCACGGCCACAACGAGCGGGTCAGCATCGAGGCCTTTACCCTCACCTGCCGCCTCCTCTGGGAGGTCACCCGCCGGATGTGCGTCCGCGAACCCGGCGCGTGA
- a CDS encoding ABC transporter ATP-binding protein, with protein MEVCFWGVEARKQGRTVLAVPELALGQQATTAVLGPNGAGKTTLLRLAAGLERPARGKVLLDGEPAERAGPRRAAFAFQRAVFLRGTVRENLDLALRLRGVGPDGRRQRIARVAELCGVGHLLERDALQLSGGEAQRVNLARALALEADLVLLDEPLSGLDGPSRESLLADLPAMLAASRATVVLVTHDRDEALLLAQELVLLLAGRVEAQGPAGQVFRRPPTLAAAAFFGYTVLGSLAVRPGALALGGEQPAARFVVERVVDLGTQLAAEGRAEGRIIRVAVPPGANPPAPGDEAAASAPPDAVLRYGDDGRLAE; from the coding sequence ATGGAAGTCTGCTTTTGGGGAGTCGAGGCGCGGAAACAGGGGCGCACGGTGCTGGCGGTGCCGGAGCTGGCGCTCGGGCAGCAGGCGACCACCGCGGTGCTCGGACCGAATGGCGCGGGGAAGACGACGCTGCTGCGGCTGGCGGCGGGGCTCGAGCGGCCGGCGCGGGGGAAGGTGCTGCTTGACGGCGAACCGGCGGAACGGGCCGGGCCGCGCCGGGCGGCGTTCGCCTTTCAGCGGGCGGTGTTCCTGCGGGGGACGGTGCGGGAGAACCTCGACCTGGCGCTCCGGCTGCGGGGGGTCGGCCCGGACGGGCGGCGGCAGCGGATCGCGCGGGTGGCCGAGCTGTGCGGCGTGGGGCACCTGCTGGAGCGTGACGCGCTGCAGCTCTCGGGCGGCGAGGCGCAGCGGGTGAACCTTGCCCGGGCGCTGGCGCTGGAGGCGGACCTCGTGCTGCTCGATGAACCGCTGAGCGGGCTCGACGGGCCGTCGCGGGAGAGCCTGCTGGCCGATTTGCCGGCGATGCTGGCAGCGTCGCGGGCGACGGTGGTGCTGGTAACGCACGACCGTGATGAGGCGCTGCTACTGGCGCAGGAGCTCGTGCTCCTGCTGGCGGGGAGGGTGGAGGCGCAGGGGCCGGCGGGGCAGGTGTTCCGGCGGCCGCCAACGCTGGCTGCGGCAGCGTTCTTCGGGTACACGGTGCTGGGCAGTCTGGCAGTCCGCCCGGGGGCGCTGGCGCTGGGCGGCGAACAGCCGGCCGCCCGGTTCGTTGTAGAACGGGTGGTCGACCTCGGAACGCAGCTGGCGGCCGAGGGGCGCGCAGAGGGCCGCATCATCCGGGTGGCGGTGCCGCCGGGGGCGAACCCGCCGGCGCCGGGGGACGAGGCAGCGGCTTCGGCACCGCCGGATGCGGTGCTGCGCTACGGCGACGACGGGCGGCTGGCGGAGTAG
- a CDS encoding PLP-dependent cysteine synthase family protein, which produces MPRYASIRELAGNTPVVELRSLSPRPGVRLFAKLEGQNPTGSIKDRIVIRILEAARASGALAPGQPIIEASTGNTGVALALWGRILGHPVEVCVPESVYPEIEQLLAVYGARVRRVPRQAGIKSAREAARAIAAETGAHYFGQFDSDENVRAHEEWTAGEILADMAAVGGVDVFVAGIGTGGTITGVGRRLKEANPACQVLGVEPRLGVHVQGLKSLDDGFIPPILDESVLDGRILVGNRHAFSHARRAMLAEGLFGGISSGAVLHAAMRAASRLPRGNILVIFADGGWKYLGTDLWAADGEPAPNTSDDDPLDDILWW; this is translated from the coding sequence ATGCCCCGCTACGCCTCCATCCGCGAGCTCGCCGGCAACACCCCCGTCGTCGAACTCCGTTCTCTCTCCCCCCGCCCCGGTGTCCGCCTCTTCGCCAAGCTCGAAGGCCAGAATCCCACCGGCTCGATCAAAGACCGCATCGTCATCCGCATCCTCGAAGCCGCCCGCGCCAGCGGCGCCCTCGCACCCGGCCAGCCGATCATCGAAGCCTCGACCGGCAACACCGGCGTCGCCCTCGCCCTCTGGGGCCGGATCCTCGGCCACCCCGTCGAAGTCTGTGTCCCCGAATCCGTCTACCCCGAAATCGAACAGCTCCTCGCCGTCTACGGCGCCCGCGTCCGCCGCGTCCCCCGCCAGGCCGGCATCAAATCCGCCCGCGAAGCCGCCCGCGCCATCGCCGCCGAAACCGGCGCCCACTACTTCGGCCAGTTCGATAGCGACGAGAACGTCCGCGCCCACGAAGAGTGGACCGCCGGCGAAATCCTCGCCGACATGGCCGCCGTGGGCGGCGTCGACGTCTTCGTCGCCGGCATCGGCACCGGCGGCACCATCACCGGCGTCGGCCGCCGCCTCAAAGAGGCCAACCCCGCCTGCCAGGTCCTTGGCGTCGAACCCCGCCTCGGCGTCCACGTCCAGGGCCTCAAATCGCTCGACGACGGCTTCATCCCGCCCATCCTCGATGAATCCGTCCTCGATGGCCGCATCCTCGTCGGCAACCGCCACGCCTTCTCTCACGCTCGCCGAGCCATGCTCGCCGAAGGCCTCTTCGGCGGCATCTCCAGCGGCGCCGTCCTCCATGCCGCCATGCGCGCCGCCTCCCGCCTCCCGCGCGGCAACATCCTCGTCATCTTCGCCGACGGCGGCTGGAAGTACCTCGGTACCGACCTCTGGGCCGCCGACGGCGAACCCGCGCCGAACACCTCCGACGACGACCCCCTCGACGATATCCTCTGGTGGTAG
- a CDS encoding class I SAM-dependent methyltransferase codes for MMRRRRAVIAARERWLTGRWRLLARAAGSQAGQALLTPRAGRVIALLDLGPGKRYLDIGCGTAAYAHLLADRAGCAEPPVCLDIAHGPGPVDVIGWPERLPFRDGAFDCISSFYFIRRFDDDVVHALARELARVLAPGGRALVMEIAPVVNPLLNRLHAKVVSGGCPAVDLRGWGRLAATFSEAGYDAIDLVNAGPFLLPPVPRVGILLRKAPAEG; via the coding sequence ATGATGCGGCGGCGCCGGGCGGTGATTGCGGCGCGGGAGCGCTGGCTGACGGGGCGCTGGCGGCTGCTGGCGCGGGCGGCAGGGTCGCAGGCGGGGCAGGCGCTGCTGACGCCGCGGGCCGGGCGGGTGATTGCGCTGCTCGACCTCGGGCCGGGGAAGCGGTACCTCGATATCGGCTGCGGGACGGCGGCCTATGCCCACCTGCTGGCTGACCGGGCGGGCTGCGCGGAGCCGCCGGTCTGCCTCGATATCGCGCACGGGCCGGGGCCGGTGGATGTCATCGGCTGGCCGGAGCGGCTGCCGTTCCGCGACGGGGCGTTCGACTGCATTTCGAGCTTCTATTTCATCCGGCGGTTCGACGACGATGTGGTGCACGCCTTGGCGCGGGAGCTGGCGCGGGTGCTGGCGCCGGGCGGCCGGGCACTGGTCATGGAGATTGCGCCGGTGGTGAACCCGCTGCTGAACCGGCTGCATGCGAAGGTCGTCTCCGGGGGGTGCCCGGCGGTGGACCTGCGCGGGTGGGGCAGGCTGGCGGCGACGTTCAGCGAGGCCGGCTACGACGCGATCGACCTGGTGAACGCGGGGCCGTTTCTGCTGCCGCCCGTGCCGCGGGTGGGGATTCTGCTGCGGAAAGCGCCGGCGGAGGGCTGA
- a CDS encoding inositol-3-phosphate synthase has translation MDDRLNPAERIIRRFGGQSALAALLGRRQSTVQHWAKTGRIPAQWHGVLISLARQRGVILEPKDFVQPQPRAIEPPTGRLGVLLVGLGAVATTFIAGVENIRSRGAVPVGSLTQMGTIRLGKRTEKRSPLIKEFVPLASLDDLVFGAWDPIPDNAYEAALKAGVLDRHEHLDPIADFLRGIEPMPAAFDQRYVKRLHGTNVKSGRSKMELAEAIRQDIRDFKARNGCDRLVMIWCASTEVFMEQSAEHENLENFEAALEANSDAIAPSMIYAYAALMEGVPFANGAPNLTVDIPALVKLANDRGVPIGGKDFKTGQTLVKTVIAPMLKARMLGVAGWYSTNILGNRDGEVLDDPESFKTKEESKLGVLEYILQPDLYPQLYGNIYHKVRINYYPPRGDNKEGWDNIDIFGWLGYPMQIKIDFLCRDSILAAPLVLDLALFFDLAQRAGMKGIQEWLSFYFKSPQHAPTVYPEHDLFIQQTKLKNTLRWLMGEEQITHLGLEYYEEE, from the coding sequence GTGGACGACCGGCTCAATCCCGCCGAACGCATCATCCGGCGCTTCGGCGGCCAGAGCGCCCTCGCTGCCCTCCTCGGCAGGCGCCAGAGCACCGTCCAACACTGGGCGAAAACCGGGCGCATCCCTGCCCAATGGCACGGCGTCCTCATCTCCCTCGCCCGCCAACGAGGTGTCATCCTGGAACCCAAAGATTTCGTTCAGCCCCAGCCCCGCGCCATCGAGCCCCCAACCGGCCGCCTCGGCGTCCTCCTCGTCGGCCTCGGCGCCGTCGCCACCACCTTCATCGCCGGCGTCGAAAACATCCGGTCCCGCGGCGCCGTGCCCGTCGGCTCCCTCACCCAGATGGGCACCATCCGCCTCGGCAAGCGCACCGAAAAACGCTCCCCGCTCATCAAAGAGTTCGTCCCCCTCGCAAGCCTCGACGACCTCGTCTTCGGCGCCTGGGACCCCATCCCCGATAACGCCTACGAGGCCGCCCTCAAGGCCGGCGTCCTCGACCGCCACGAGCACCTCGACCCCATCGCCGACTTCCTCCGCGGCATCGAACCGATGCCCGCCGCCTTCGACCAGCGCTACGTCAAGCGCCTCCACGGCACCAACGTGAAGTCCGGCCGCTCCAAGATGGAGCTCGCCGAAGCGATCCGCCAAGACATCCGCGACTTCAAGGCCCGCAACGGCTGCGACCGCCTCGTCATGATCTGGTGCGCCTCCACCGAAGTCTTCATGGAGCAGTCGGCCGAGCACGAGAACCTCGAAAACTTCGAGGCGGCCCTCGAAGCCAACTCCGACGCCATCGCCCCTTCCATGATCTACGCCTATGCCGCCCTCATGGAGGGCGTCCCCTTCGCCAACGGCGCCCCCAACCTCACCGTCGATATCCCCGCCCTCGTCAAACTCGCCAACGACCGCGGCGTCCCCATCGGCGGCAAGGACTTCAAAACCGGCCAGACCCTCGTCAAGACCGTCATCGCGCCCATGCTCAAGGCGCGCATGCTCGGCGTCGCCGGCTGGTACTCCACCAACATCCTCGGCAACCGCGACGGCGAAGTCCTCGATGACCCCGAGAGCTTCAAAACCAAGGAAGAATCCAAGCTCGGCGTCCTCGAGTACATCCTCCAGCCCGACCTCTACCCCCAGCTCTACGGCAACATCTACCACAAGGTCCGCATCAACTACTACCCGCCCCGCGGCGATAACAAAGAGGGCTGGGACAACATCGATATCTTCGGGTGGCTCGGCTACCCGATGCAGATCAAGATCGACTTCCTCTGCCGCGACTCCATCCTCGCCGCTCCCCTCGTCCTCGACCTCGCCCTCTTCTTCGACCTCGCCCAGCGCGCCGGCATGAAGGGCATCCAGGAGTGGCTCAGCTTCTACTTCAAGAGCCCCCAGCACGCGCCCACCGTCTACCCGGAGCACGACCTCTTCATCCAGCAGACCAAGCTGAAGAACACCCTCCGCTGGCTCATGGGCGAAGAGCAGATCACCCACCTCGGCCTCGAATACTACGAAGAGGAGTAG
- a CDS encoding histidine phosphatase family protein, giving the protein MPTEVLVIRHAETYGNIEGRFCGHSETDLTPRGIAQARALGLRLRGQQFDAAASSDLSRAILTARHALEHHPAPLDPLADPRLREMHYGEWEGLPASDIAKTQADLLGEFFTGRRHAAPGGESIQQLRERTAAALRDLVDRYQGGRLVVVSHGNAIAALLAELLGMPLERTWAFAVANTSVTRLTFGRSGRVTLAAFNDTAHLEGVELPW; this is encoded by the coding sequence GTGCCCACCGAAGTCCTCGTCATCCGCCACGCCGAAACCTACGGCAACATCGAAGGCCGCTTCTGCGGCCACTCCGAGACCGACCTCACCCCGCGCGGCATCGCCCAGGCCCGCGCCCTCGGCCTCCGCCTCCGCGGCCAGCAGTTCGATGCCGCCGCCTCCTCCGACCTCTCCCGCGCCATCCTCACCGCCCGCCACGCCCTCGAACACCACCCGGCCCCGCTCGACCCCCTGGCCGACCCCCGCCTCCGCGAGATGCACTACGGCGAGTGGGAAGGCCTGCCCGCCAGCGATATCGCCAAGACCCAGGCCGATCTCCTCGGCGAGTTCTTCACCGGCCGCCGCCACGCCGCGCCCGGCGGCGAATCGATCCAGCAGCTCCGCGAGCGGACTGCAGCCGCCCTCCGCGACCTCGTCGACCGCTACCAGGGCGGGCGCCTCGTCGTCGTCTCCCATGGCAACGCCATCGCTGCGCTCCTCGCCGAGCTCCTCGGCATGCCGCTCGAACGCACCTGGGCCTTCGCCGTGGCCAATACCTCGGTCACGCGGCTCACCTTCGGCCGGAGCGGCCGCGTCACCCTGGCCGCGTTCAACGACACCGCCCACCTCGAGGGCGTCGAACTCCCCTGGTGA
- a CDS encoding FAD-dependent oxidoreductase: protein MSKERYDVIIIGGGIAGSGLATVLARGGKSVLLLERTTQFRDVVRGEWIAPWGVVEARRTGLYEILAGVSQHHLPYHVEYGEGIDPAEAEAQKLDLRVFLPGVPGPLAIGHPNACQALFDAAMAAGASAVRGVTRFEVQAGPAPSVAWETAAGTFAATARLVVGADGRNSQVRKQLGIPLYEDEPHHLFAGLLVEDVPDWPEEVESMGTEGNVQYFVFPQGGGRHRLYLSYGYEQKGRFSGEGAAERFLEAFRLPSVPGSEAIAAGRIAGPCHSVPNQSTWVDSPVREGAVLIGDAAGFNDPIVGQGLSISLRDVRIVGELLTGSDDWRPELFTPYAEERAERMRRLRFAARLDAVIHAEFGPEATARKLRFREARAKNPLLGLAAAAVMVGPELVPAEAFTDEAWAELMAV, encoded by the coding sequence GTGTCGAAGGAACGGTATGACGTCATCATCATCGGCGGCGGGATTGCGGGCAGCGGGCTGGCGACGGTGCTGGCCCGGGGCGGCAAGTCGGTGCTCCTCCTCGAGCGGACGACGCAGTTCCGGGATGTGGTGCGCGGCGAGTGGATTGCGCCGTGGGGCGTGGTCGAGGCGCGGCGGACCGGCCTGTACGAAATCCTCGCAGGGGTGAGCCAGCACCACCTCCCGTACCACGTGGAGTATGGCGAAGGGATCGACCCGGCGGAGGCAGAAGCGCAGAAGCTGGACCTCCGGGTGTTCCTGCCGGGCGTCCCCGGGCCGCTGGCGATCGGGCACCCGAACGCGTGCCAGGCGCTCTTCGATGCGGCGATGGCGGCGGGCGCGAGCGCGGTGCGCGGGGTGACGCGGTTCGAGGTGCAGGCGGGACCGGCGCCGTCAGTCGCGTGGGAGACGGCGGCGGGGACGTTCGCGGCGACGGCGCGGCTGGTGGTCGGCGCCGATGGGCGGAATTCGCAGGTGCGGAAACAGCTGGGCATCCCGCTGTACGAAGACGAGCCGCACCACCTCTTTGCAGGGCTGCTGGTGGAGGACGTGCCGGACTGGCCGGAGGAGGTGGAGAGCATGGGGACGGAGGGGAACGTGCAGTATTTCGTGTTCCCGCAGGGCGGCGGGCGGCACCGGCTCTACCTGAGCTACGGGTACGAGCAGAAGGGGCGATTCAGCGGCGAGGGGGCGGCGGAGCGGTTTCTCGAGGCGTTCCGGCTGCCATCGGTCCCGGGGAGCGAGGCGATTGCGGCCGGGCGGATTGCGGGTCCGTGCCACTCGGTGCCGAACCAGAGCACGTGGGTCGATTCGCCGGTGCGCGAGGGCGCGGTGCTGATCGGCGATGCGGCCGGCTTCAATGACCCGATTGTGGGGCAGGGGCTGAGCATTTCGCTGCGCGACGTGCGGATCGTCGGTGAGCTGCTCACGGGGAGCGACGACTGGCGGCCGGAGCTGTTCACGCCGTATGCGGAGGAGCGGGCCGAGCGGATGCGGCGGCTGCGGTTCGCGGCGCGGCTCGATGCGGTGATCCACGCGGAGTTCGGGCCGGAAGCGACGGCGCGGAAGCTCCGGTTCCGGGAGGCGCGGGCGAAGAACCCGCTGCTGGGCCTTGCGGCGGCGGCGGTGATGGTCGGGCCGGAGCTGGTGCCGGCGGAGGCGTTTACCGACGAGGCGTGGGCGGAGCTGATGGCGGTGTAG
- a CDS encoding YgaP-like transmembrane domain, protein MGLATFMASTAGRLLRVVLGIVLVVVGLVIGGPAGWVIAVIGLVPIAAGAANVCLIGPLIGAPFKGSELRR, encoded by the coding sequence ATGGGACTGGCGACGTTCATGGCATCGACGGCGGGGCGGCTGCTGCGGGTGGTGCTCGGGATTGTGCTGGTGGTGGTCGGCCTGGTCATCGGCGGGCCGGCCGGCTGGGTGATTGCGGTCATCGGGCTGGTGCCGATCGCGGCCGGGGCAGCGAACGTCTGCCTGATCGGGCCGCTGATCGGCGCGCCGTTCAAGGGCTCCGAGCTGCGGCGGTAG
- a CDS encoding P1 family peptidase, translating into MTPWRHGPRNAITDVPGIRVGHYTDRRAATGCTVILCPGAHAAAVDARGGAPGTRETDVLGLANLVRTCHAVVFAGGSAFGLAAADGVMRWCAEHDIGVATTKRKVPIVSAAVLYDLALGDPHAFPGPQEGYLAAVRARRGAVAEGSVGAGTGATVAKLLGPERALKGGVGTASLIGPRGFVVGALAVTNAVGAVFDPATGECVASPRGDSPGEFLSVPAALERRTAAMDALLQQPGAAPAAPAPPAPGGTLENTTLLCVATSARLEPHELQRLAVHAHDGFARCVVPAHTRGDGDIAFALSMGETPAAPDDLLLLGALAAAAVETAVLRSVQLARGLKGVPAAAEWRSAG; encoded by the coding sequence ATGACCCCCTGGCGCCACGGCCCGCGCAACGCCATCACCGATGTCCCCGGCATCCGCGTCGGTCACTACACCGACCGCCGCGCAGCCACCGGCTGCACCGTCATCCTCTGTCCCGGCGCCCACGCCGCCGCCGTCGATGCCCGCGGCGGCGCACCCGGCACCCGCGAAACCGACGTCCTCGGCCTCGCCAACCTCGTCCGCACCTGCCACGCCGTCGTCTTCGCCGGCGGCAGCGCCTTCGGCCTCGCCGCCGCCGACGGCGTCATGCGCTGGTGCGCCGAACACGACATCGGCGTCGCCACGACGAAGCGGAAGGTCCCCATCGTCTCCGCCGCCGTCCTCTACGACCTCGCCCTCGGCGACCCCCACGCCTTCCCCGGGCCGCAGGAGGGCTACCTCGCCGCCGTCCGCGCACGCCGCGGCGCCGTCGCCGAGGGCTCCGTCGGCGCCGGCACCGGCGCCACCGTCGCCAAGCTCCTCGGCCCCGAACGCGCCCTCAAGGGCGGGGTCGGCACCGCAAGCCTCATCGGCCCGCGCGGCTTCGTCGTCGGGGCGCTCGCTGTCACCAACGCCGTCGGCGCCGTCTTCGACCCCGCCACCGGCGAGTGCGTCGCCAGTCCCCGCGGCGACAGCCCGGGCGAGTTCCTCTCCGTCCCCGCCGCCCTCGAACGGCGCACCGCCGCCATGGACGCCCTCCTCCAGCAGCCGGGGGCCGCCCCGGCCGCCCCCGCTCCGCCGGCGCCCGGCGGCACGCTCGAGAACACCACCCTCCTCTGCGTCGCGACCAGCGCCCGCCTCGAACCGCACGAACTCCAGCGCCTCGCCGTCCACGCCCACGACGGCTTCGCCCGCTGCGTCGTCCCCGCCCACACCCGCGGCGACGGCGACATCGCCTTCGCCCTCTCCATGGGCGAAACCCCGGCCGCGCCCGATGACCTCCTCCTCCTCGGCGCCCTCGCTGCCGCTGCCGTCGAGACGGCCGTCCTCCGCAGCGTCCAGCTCGCCCGCGGCCTCAAGGGCGTCCCCGCCGCCGCAGAGTGGCGCTCCGCCGGCTGA